The Miltoncostaea marina DNA window CCTGCAGGAGGGGCTGGCCGCGGCGTCGGCGGTCGGGGACGACCGCATCCAGGCGCAGGCGGGCGGCGGCGTGGACCCCGACGCCTTCACCCACGGCACCTCGGAGCAGCGCGCGCGCTGGTTCCTGCGCGGGTTCGAGGGCGGCGAGCTCGCCGCCTGCGACACGTTCTCCGGGGCTGTCTAGCGGCGTCCCTCGGCCTGCGGACGGGCGCGCAGCACGAGCACCGGGCAGGGCGCGTGGTTGACCATGTAGTGGGCGAAGGAGCCCAGCGCGAGCCGCTGCGGCAGGCTGCGGTGGGCGGCGCAGATGATCAGGTCCACGGCGTTGTCGGCCGCCCAGGCGCACGTCTCGGCCGGCGGGTAGCCCTCCAGCAGCACCGGCGACGCCTCGGGCACGTCGGCGGCCGTCTCCTCCAGCCAGCCGCGGGCGGCGTCGAGCAGGTCGGCCGGGTTCGGCTGGGGCGCGCCGAAGCCGATCGCGTACGGGAGCGGGAACTGCGCGACGTGCACGAGGCTCAGGCGCCCCTCGCCGATCGCGCG harbors:
- a CDS encoding universal stress protein, encoding MTTAYHHIACCLDDSDAARRALEEARRLRAIGEGRLSLVHVAQFPLPYAIGFGAPQPNPADLLDAARGWLEETAADVPEASPVLLEGYPPAETCAWAADNAVDLIICAAHRSLPQRLALGSFAHYMVNHAPCPVLVLRARPQAEGRR